The Stenotrophomonas indicatrix DNA segment TCGGCGACAAGGGCACCCGGCTGATTCTGCGGGACGTGCGCCTCTACAGGATCAACGAGGACGGGCGCGTCGGTACGTTGACCCATGCGGCCACCGCCGAGCATGACAAGGATGGCTGGGTGTTGACCGGCGTGCGCCGTGACACCTTCGGCGAGCGCTCGGCAACGCGCCAGGAAGTGGCCCGTGAGCCGTGGAATTCCAAGCTGGACGCTGGAGCCCTGGCCACCGGCATCGCCAAGCCGCGCAACCTCAGCGTGTCCGAGCTGAGCACCAGCATTGCCTATCGTGAGCGCAATGGGCTGGATGCACGCGACTACGAGGATGTGTACTGGAGCCGCTGGTTCTATCCGTTGAATGTGCTGGCGCTGTGCCTGGCGGCGGTGCCGTTCGCGTTCGGTTCGCTGCGCAGTGGCGGCATGGGCAAGCGCCTGTTCCTGGGCATCCTGTTCGCGCTGGCGTTCTGGCTGCTGCAGCTGTTCTTCGGCCGCATGGCCGGCGCGCTGAAGTTTGACTACCGCATCGCCTACGCGCTGCCGCCGATCGTGATGCTGGCCGTGTCCGGATTGTTGTTCCGGCGTAAATCGGGCTGAGTCCGGCAGTGCCGGGCCCTGCCCGGCGCTGCCAGCACAGGTCAGCGCTTCGGTATCCGCAGCACCCGCGTGGCGCTCGCGCGGTCGTGCCAGGTCAGCCGCTGGCGATCCACCAGCGCCCACCAGAAGCCCAGCCCGCCCAGCAGCAACGACAGCGTGGCCACCGCGAACCGCAGCCACAGCTGGCCGCGTCGCAACGGCGTGCCATCGCGTGATTCCAGCTTCAAGCGCCAGGGGCGCATGCCCAATGTCTGCCCGCCGCGTCGCCAGCTGGCGGTGGCATACCACCCGGTCATGCCCCAGCACACTGCCCACAGCAGCCATTGCCATGCGCTGAAAGGCGCGATGTTGTCGCGCTGCGCATGGCCGCTGAACGTATAGGCCAGGGTGAACACGGTGCCGGCCAGCATCCACAAGGCCAGTACCGGCAACGCGTCATAGATCATCGCCAGCAGGCGCCACAGCAGCAGCGCGCGCGGGCGGGGCGTATCAGCGGCGACGTGGGCCGCATCGGTGGCGGGGCTCGACATGTGCCGAGCATACGCAATGCTGGCCGTGCCCGCAGTCGGCCTCGTATCCTGCGTGCATGGCCGTCACTTCCACTCCCGCCGAGCGTCGTCAGCTGGTTCAGCAACTGCCCGAGTTGCGCGGCGAGGACAGCCAGCGCATCCAGCGTTTCCTCGACGCGATCTGGGCCGAGCACGGTCTGGCCCGCGCCACGCTGGACAGCTACCGCCGCGACCTCGAAGGTCTGGCGCGCTGGTGTGATGGACGCGACGGTGGTCTGGCCGGTGTTGAACGCGCCGGTCTGTTCGATTACCTGGCCTGGCGTACCCGCCACAACTGGTCGCCGCGCAGCAACGCGCGGCTGCTGTCGGCGCTGCGTGCCTTCTTCGCCGACGCCGTGCGCCGTGGCGAACGCAGTGAAGATCCCAGCGCACTGCTGGATCCGCCGAAGCTGCCGCGGCTGCTGCCCAAGGCGTTGGCCGAGAGCCAGATCGACGCGCTGCTGGCGGCACCGGATATCGACAGTCCGCTCGGCCTGCGTGACCGCGCCATGCTGGAACTGATGTATGCCGCCGGGCTGCGCGTGAGCGAGCTGGTGCTGCTGCCCGCCACGGCGGTGAAC contains these protein-coding regions:
- a CDS encoding RDD family protein, producing MSSPATDAAHVAADTPRPRALLLWRLLAMIYDALPVLALWMLAGTVFTLAYTFSGHAQRDNIAPFSAWQWLLWAVCWGMTGWYATASWRRGGQTLGMRPWRLKLESRDGTPLRRGQLWLRFAVATLSLLLGGLGFWWALVDRQRLTWHDRASATRVLRIPKR
- the xerD gene encoding site-specific tyrosine recombinase XerD, which produces MAVTSTPAERRQLVQQLPELRGEDSQRIQRFLDAIWAEHGLARATLDSYRRDLEGLARWCDGRDGGLAGVERAGLFDYLAWRTRHNWSPRSNARLLSALRAFFADAVRRGERSEDPSALLDPPKLPRLLPKALAESQIDALLAAPDIDSPLGLRDRAMLELMYAAGLRVSELVLLPATAVNLRQGVLRVTGKGSKERLVPLGEESQYWLERYLQQSRPQLVGKGKGKVQALADGQTPLFIEPALHGLTRQAFWHLVKRYAAVAGIDPARISPHGLRHSFATHLLNHGADLRALQMLLGHSSLSTTQIYTLVAREHLQKLHARHHPRG
- the lptG gene encoding LPS export ABC transporter permease LptG, with the translated sequence MMLRPMRFDLYLGRAVLGTVLLTWAVLVGLDVLMAFSGEFKDIGKNGYSLGHAAAWVLYTVPRRAYTMFPTAAVIGALMGLGQLAATSELTALRALGLSRKRLSVSVAIALSLLTGLMVISAETLGPWGQNRADSLKMSAKWGTDMAVARYSGLWAREGDTFLNAQSGEEQLVGDKGTRLILRDVRLYRINEDGRVGTLTHAATAEHDKDGWVLTGVRRDTFGERSATRQEVAREPWNSKLDAGALATGIAKPRNLSVSELSTSIAYRERNGLDARDYEDVYWSRWFYPLNVLALCLAAVPFAFGSLRSGGMGKRLFLGILFALAFWLLQLFFGRMAGALKFDYRIAYALPPIVMLAVSGLLFRRKSG